In a genomic window of Drosophila takahashii strain IR98-3 E-12201 chromosome 3L, DtakHiC1v2, whole genome shotgun sequence:
- the mus302 gene encoding E3 ubiquitin-protein ligase RFWD3 yields MSQSEDEGDAEVDPDLDAEIYSSDSRESDQPVARRQNWQRIMTQNPDFDPDYVLQEMEDEYDSEGYVVSDDSTADDEEMAELEDEMAEIEDDIAENEIAIAENEIAIAGIEDDIAENEDAIAENEDIIAELEDALVEQEDDQAAGENQVPEPVQNHPDENQEPDLHREPIVPPVALLDPPPMPSPPSTSRRNQGGEAVVISLDTPSPPKKRKRLSAADKSLKNSPESKPAIIEDEDDGLTCPICLDSWEMSGEHRLVSLRCGHLFGESCIRRWLNESQRQSSVKVCPQCKTKATFRDIRHLYAKRIQMLDTDIREQLEVERRRTQTLTTELATAKLAHTLTAEKLMLLQKDYERLRELVRAGGGRGAFGGDAEGHKGIHQLATHRLYMEKNFEITREPGCRVLLYSAKHSMLVASQKSAQNLFPGYGVRFIDPPSFKPLHFLHTSAMLIRDIAFSESQHLLTVASREPKIKLFDIRTRLCSSMFTAHDKMLWSCALDRNEREHFLYGGDLRGGVYIYDLRFPENILCEFQAEENFSPVIHIVPVPPNKTFTSGGFLVCQLTALTFYEYAAASDTAVPTRLNVEGPFLSMQYDAVQDTVLISARSNPSSPQSRFILGRLDKIDGTPVLKVKATIYGSKATPIMTRPTQLGVEDNTLVVGYLQDSKQLMMHDVRREERVQTMPVNEVVYDICPVATQAGSYLAALTDNKCRVYKVNSSKR; encoded by the exons ATGAGTCAGTCCGAAGACGAAGGAGACGCAGAAGTCGACCCCGACTTGGATGCGGAAATCTACTCGTCGGACAGCAGGGAATCCGATCAGCCCGTTGCGCGCAGGCAAAACTGGCAGCGGATTATGACCCAGAATCCTGACTTTGATCCGGATTATGTGCTGCAGGAAATGGAGGATGAATACGATTCTGAGGGATATGTTGTCAGTGATGATAGTACTGCAGATGATGAGGAAATGGCAGAGCTTGAGGATGAAATGGCGGAGATTGAGGATGATATAGCAGAGAATGAGATTGCAATCGCAGAGAATGAGATTGCAATCGCAGGGATTGAGGATGATATAGCAGAGAACGAGGATGCAATCGCTGAAAATGAGGATATAATAGCGGAGCTAGAGGATGCATTGGTAGAACAAGAGGATGACCAGGCTGCAGGAGAGAACCAGGTTCCAGAACCTGTTCAGAATCATCCAGATGAGAACCAGGAACCCGATCTCCATCGAGAACCCATAGTACCTCCGGTAGCCCTGCTGGATCCTCCGCCCATGCCCAGTCCGCCCAGTACTTCCCGTCGAAACCAAGGCGGCGAAGCAGTTGTGATCTCGCTGGACACACCGTCGCCGCCCAAAAAACGCAAACGTCTCTCCGCCGCCGACAAaagtctgaagaattcgcccGAAAGCAAACCAGCCATTATAGAGGACGAGGATGACGGGCTGACCTGTCCCATTTGCCTGGATTCCTGGGAGATGAGCGGCGAGCATCGTCTGGTCTCGCTGCGCTGTGGCCACCTCTTCGGGGAATCCTGCATTCGCCGATGGTTGAACGAAAGCCAACGCCAATCGTCTGTAAAAGTGTGTCCCCAGTGCAAAACGAAGGCCACCTTCCGGGACATCCGTCACCTGTACGCCAAGCGCATCCAGATGCTGGACACGGACATTAGGGAGCAACTGGAGGTGGAGCGCCGACGCACTCAGACCCTGACCACCGAGCTGGCCACCGCGAAACTGGCCCACACGCTGACCGCCGAGAAGCTGATGCTCCTGCAGAAGGACTACGAACGGCTGAGGGAGCTGGTGAGGGCAGGCGGTGGTCGAGGGGCCTTTGGAGGCGATGCAGAAGGCCATAAGGGCATCCACCAGCTGGCCACACATCGCCTGTACATGGAGAAGAACTTTGAGATCACCCGCGAGCCCGGCTGCCGAGTTCTGCTCTATTCCGCCAAGCACTCCATGCTGGTGGCCTCGCAGAAGAGCGCCCAGAATCTGTTTCCCGGCTACGGAGTGCGCTTCATCGATCCGCCCAGCTTCAAGCCACTGCACTTCCTGCACACTTCGGCTATGTTAATCAGGGATATTGCTTTTAGCGAGTCGCAGCACTTACTAACGGTGGCCAGTCGCGAGCCAAAGATTAAGCTATTTGACATAAGGACGCGACTGTGCTCGTCCATGTTCACCGCCCACGACAAGATGCTCTGGTCGTGCGCTTTGGATCGCAACGAGCGTGAGCACTTCCTGTACGGCGGCGACCTGCGTGGAGGTGTTTATATCTACGATTTGCGCTTCCCCGAGAACATTCTCTGCGAGTTCCAAGCCGAAG AGAACTTCAGTCCTGTGATACACATAGTTCCAGTGCCACCGAACAAGACTTTCACCAGTGGCGGCTTCCTGGTCTGCCAGCTGACGGCCCTCACCTTCTACGAGTACGCCGCGGCCAGCGATACGGCTGTGCCCACGCGGCTGAATGTGGAGGGACCCTTCCTGTCCATGCAGTACGATGCCGTGCAGGACACGGTGCTCATATCGGCCCGATCCAATCCCAGTTCACCCCAGTCACGCTTCATACTCGGCCGGCTGGACAAGATTGACGGAACGCCGGTGCTGAAGGTGAAGGCAACCATTTACGGCTCGAAGGCCACGCCGATTATGACGCGACCCACCCAACTGGGCGTCGAGGATAATACTTTGGTGGTGGGCTATCTGCAGGACAGCAAGCAGCTAATGATGCATGATGTGCGACGGGAGGAGCGGGTGCAAACGATGCCCGTCAATGAGGTCGTGTACGACATCTGCCCCGTGGCCACGCAGGCCGGTTCCTATTTGGCCGCCCTCACCGACAATAAATGCCGCGTCTACAAAGTTAACAGTTCCAAGCGATAG
- the Nrt gene encoding neurotactin: protein MGELEEKETPPTETTAAQQEALEEPKETDKMLDKKEDCKEKTPSPQTSKPASPSAGKKSSPVAEKKLEDAEPEKSKPGNGEEIIDIPAENGTKPEGADEKKISKEEREVKPKKIPIGGLKLPGFFMKSKPKAEGDGAEGELLEKEEDKEKEDNGEAATATGKDDQKSRPGLGERLRNFFARKPSAEKEKKQLVNGDADAKSEATAEATPGDDASDAPPKRGLLNAIKLPIANMIPKKKGNDDVELGLGKAGLASMETLDDSLKDQDTVDRAPVKTNGTEELKDELKDEKLAAEEKLAAEEEEQNRPVSLLTRLRAYRCSVDDALIVFGILLFVLLLAVIGYVLTHETLTTPPLREGRFITAVTGCGPVEGVKEDGAFAFRGIPYAKPPVDRLRWKPAELIDDIDMCWNDTLQTHNSSVVCTQRLGNGTTVGDEDCLYLDVVTPHVRYNNPLPVVVLIGAESLAGPSPGILRPSARYSRSHDVLFVRPNFRLGVFGFLALDALTKEAHPPTSGNYALTDIIAVLKWIKLNIANFGGDPKSVTLLGHRAGATLVTLLVNSQKVKDLYTRAWASSGSAILPGKPLSESGKLNEQLMNTVECTDVQCLREASSERLWAATPDTWLHFPVDLPQAQEANASGSRHEWLVLDGDVVFEHPSNTWKREQANEKNPILVMGATAHEAHTEKLRELHANWTREEVRAYLENSQIGVLGLTDEVIEKYNASSYASLVSIISDIRSVCPLLTNARLQPSVPFYVVTQGEGADQLATVDADVQAILGRYEPHTVEQRRFVSAMQQLFYYYVSHGTVQSFVQNRRVINLGQDALPQEDYSPCNYWISKDIVPRYARVD from the exons ATGGGCGAACTCGAAGAGAAGGAAACGCCGCCCACTGAGACGACAGCCGCCCAGCAGGAGGCTCTCGAGGAGCCCAAGGAAACGGACAAAATGCTGGACAAAAAAGAGGACTGCAAGGAGAAGACACCCAGTCCGCAGACCTCGAAGCCCGCATCTCCCAGTGCTGGCAAGAAATCCTCGCCAGTGGCCGAGAAGAAACTCGAAGATGCCGAACCAGAGAAATCCAAACCAGGAAATGGAGAGGAAATCATTGATATTCCCGCCGAGAATGGCACAAAACCCGAGGGCGCCGATGAGAAGAAGATCAGCAAGGAGGAGCGCGAGGTGAAGCCCAAGAAGATTCCGATCGGAGGTCTCAAGCTGCCCGGTTTCTTCATGAAGAGCAAGCCCAAGGCGGAGGGCGATGGAGCCGAAGGGGAGTTGCTCGAAAAGGAGGAGGATAAGGAGAAGGAGGATAATGGAGAAGCCGCCACCGCAACCGGCAAGGATGATCAGAAATCTCGTCCTGGTCTGGGAGAGCGCCTGCGTAACTTCTTTGCCCGCAAACCATCCGCCGAGAAGGAAAAGAAGCAGCTGGTGAACGGCGATGCCGATGCCAAGTCGG AAGCCACCGCTGAGGCTACGCCCGGCGATGATGCCTCCGATGCTCCGCCAAAGCGTGGCCTCCTGAACGCCATCAAGCTGCCCATTGCCAATATGATACCGAAGAAGAAGGGCAACGATGATGTGGAGCTGGGCCTGGGCAAGGCGGGTCTGGCCTCGATGGAGACGCTGGATGATTCGCTGAAGGATCAGGACACGGTGGATCGGGCGCCCGTCAAGACCAACGGCACCGAGGAGCTGAAGGACGAGCTAAAGGACGAGAAGTTGGCGGCCGAGGAGAAGCTGgccgccgaggaggaggagcagaatCGCCCAGTCTCCCTGCTAACTCGGTTGCGCGCCTACCGTTGCAGCGTGGACGATGCCCTGATTGTCTTTGGCATCCTGCTGTTCGTGCTCCTGCTGGCCGTGATTGGCTATGTGCTGACCCACGAAACGTTGACAACGCCGCCGCTGCGAGAGGGACGCTTCATCACGGCCGTGACGGGCTGTGGACCCGTGGAGGGTGTGAAAGAGGATGGAGCCTTCGCTTTCCGTGGCATTCCGTATGCAAAACCACCGGTGGACAGGCTGCGATGGAAGCCGGCCGAGCTGATCGATGACATTGATATGTGCTGGAACGATACGCTGCAAACGCACAACAGCAGTGTGGTGTGCACGCAGCGATTGGGCAATGGCACCACGGTGGGCGATGAGGATTGCCTGTACCTGGATGTGGTCACTCCCCATGTGCGTTACAACAATCCATTGCCCGTGGTGGTCCTGATTGGCGCCGAATCTCTGGCTGGTCCTTCGCCGGGTATCCTTCGTCCATCGGCTCGCTACTCGCGATCGCACGATGTGCTCTTTGTGCGTCCCAACTTCCGTTTGGGTGTCTTTGGCTTCCTCGCTCTGGATGCCCTGACCAAGGAGGCTCATCCGCCCACTTCCGGGAATTATGCGCTCACCGACATCATTGCTGTGCTCAAGTGGATCAAGCTGAATATTGCCAACTTTGGTGGTGACCCGAAATCTGTGACTTTGCTGGGTCATCGCGCCGGAGCCACTTTGGTCACGCTTTTGGTGAACTCGCAGAAGGTCAAGGATCTGTACACCAGGGCCTGGGCTTCCTCGGGATCGGCTATACTGCCTGGCAAGCCGCTCAGCGAATCTGGCAAGCTCAACGAGCAGCTGATGAACACGGTCGAGTGCACGGATGTGCAGTGCCTGCGTGAGGCATCCAGCGAGCGTCTGTGGGCCGCCACTCCCGACACCTGGCTGCACTTCCCCGTGGATCTTCCCCAGGCGCAGGAGGCGAATGCCAGCGGCAGCCGACACGAATGGTTGGTCCTCGACGGCGACGTGGTCTTCGAGCATCCCTCAAACACCTGGAAGCGTGAACAGGCCAACGAAAAGAATCCCATACTGGTAATGGGCGCCACGGCTCACGAGGCGCACACCGAGAAGCTGCGCGAGCTGCACGCGAACTGGACGCGCGAGGAGGTGCGTGCCTATCTGGAGAACTCCCAGATTGGAGTTTTGGGCCTCACCGATGAGGTGATCGAGAAGTACAACGCGAGCAGCTATGCGTCGCTCGTTTCCATCATCTCGGACATACGCAGCGTTTGCCCGCTGCTGACGAACGCGAGACTGCAGCCCAGTGTGCCCTTCTATGTGGTAACCCAGGGCGAGGGAGCCGATCAGCTGGCCACCGTGGATGCCGATGTCCAGGCCATTCTGGGTCGCTACGAGCCGCATACCGTCGAGCAGCGTCGCTTTGTTTCGGCCATGCAGCAGCTGTTCTACTATTATGTTTCCCACGGAACGGTTCAGTCGTTCGTCCAGAACCGCAGGGTCATCAATCTGGGACAGGATGCGCTGCCGCAGGAGGACTACTCGCCCTGCAACTACTGGATCAGCAAGGATATAGTGCCGCGGTATGCGCGCGTCGATTAA